One genomic segment of Streptomyces liangshanensis includes these proteins:
- a CDS encoding MDR family MFS transporter: protein MSSTSAASADIGPAGTADAPRTGYTHRQIMVILSGLLLGMFLAALDQTVVSTAIYKIGESLDGLTAQAWVTTAFLITSTIATPMYGKLSDQYGRKPFFLFAIAVFITGSALCTLSTSMYMLAGFRAFQGIGAGGLFSLAFAIIGDIIAPRERAKYQGYFMAVFGTSSVLGPVVGGALAGQNTLLGIDGWRWIFLINVPIGVVALIVVAKVLHLEHNRREHRIDFAGAIALVVALVPLLIVAEQGRTWGWGSGSSLACYVIGVLGVAAFLLAERRAGDDALLPMRLFRNGVFAVGAAQSTIIGIGMFGGITLLPLYLQLVKGNSPTKAGLLTLPLVLGIMALSVVAGQITSRTGRYKIFPIIGGALLVIGMLMLWRLSADSGLVYTDISMFVVGAGLGLNMQTIVLAMQNAVPPRDIGVATSSTTFFRQMGGTAGVAVFLSIVYSVVGGKISDAFADARGTAAFQAAAKAHPEQLKTLTEASSGSAGTLNNTSFLSHLDPVLAHPFKVGFTNAVTVAFLVGAVVLVFAFVLAFFIKEVPLRTTAAAFTKDPAESGAKQG, encoded by the coding sequence ATGAGTTCCACCAGCGCCGCGTCCGCCGACATCGGCCCGGCCGGTACGGCGGACGCGCCAAGAACCGGGTACACCCACCGGCAGATCATGGTCATCCTGTCCGGTCTGCTGCTCGGGATGTTCCTGGCGGCCCTGGACCAGACCGTCGTCTCTACGGCGATCTACAAGATCGGTGAGAGCCTCGACGGGCTGACCGCCCAGGCCTGGGTGACCACGGCGTTCCTCATCACGTCGACGATCGCCACGCCGATGTACGGCAAGCTGTCCGACCAGTACGGGCGCAAGCCGTTCTTCCTCTTCGCCATCGCGGTGTTCATCACCGGCTCGGCGCTCTGCACGCTCTCCACCTCGATGTACATGCTCGCCGGGTTCCGCGCGTTCCAGGGCATAGGCGCCGGCGGCCTGTTCTCCCTCGCCTTCGCGATCATCGGCGACATCATCGCGCCGCGTGAACGCGCGAAGTACCAGGGCTACTTCATGGCCGTCTTCGGCACGTCCAGCGTGCTCGGCCCGGTCGTCGGCGGCGCGCTGGCCGGCCAGAACACCCTGCTGGGCATCGACGGCTGGCGCTGGATCTTCCTCATCAACGTCCCGATCGGCGTCGTGGCGCTGATCGTGGTCGCCAAGGTCCTCCACCTGGAGCACAACCGGCGCGAGCACCGCATCGACTTCGCGGGCGCGATCGCGCTCGTGGTCGCGCTGGTGCCGCTGCTGATCGTCGCGGAGCAGGGCAGGACGTGGGGCTGGGGGTCCGGCTCCTCGCTCGCCTGTTACGTCATCGGCGTGCTCGGCGTCGCCGCCTTCCTGCTCGCCGAGCGCCGGGCCGGGGACGACGCGCTGCTGCCGATGCGGCTCTTCCGCAACGGTGTGTTCGCCGTCGGGGCCGCCCAGTCGACGATCATCGGCATCGGCATGTTCGGCGGCATCACCCTGCTGCCGCTCTACCTCCAGCTCGTCAAGGGCAACTCCCCCACCAAGGCGGGTCTGCTGACCCTCCCGCTGGTGCTCGGCATCATGGCGCTCTCGGTCGTCGCGGGCCAGATCACCTCACGTACCGGCCGTTACAAGATCTTCCCGATCATCGGCGGCGCACTGCTCGTCATCGGCATGCTGATGCTGTGGCGGCTGTCGGCCGACAGCGGCCTCGTCTACACGGACATCTCGATGTTCGTCGTCGGCGCCGGTCTGGGGCTGAACATGCAGACCATCGTCCTCGCCATGCAGAACGCGGTGCCGCCGCGTGACATCGGCGTAGCCACCTCGTCCACCACGTTCTTCCGGCAGATGGGCGGTACGGCGGGGGTCGCCGTGTTCCTGTCGATCGTCTACTCCGTGGTGGGCGGCAAGATCAGCGACGCCTTCGCCGACGCCCGCGGCACAGCGGCCTTCCAGGCCGCCGCGAAGGCCCATCCCGAGCAGCTCAAGACACTGACGGAGGCGTCCTCCGGCTCGGCGGGCACACTCAACAACACATCGTTCCTGAGCCACCTCGACCCGGTCCTCGCCCACCCCTTCAAGGTCGGCTTCACCAACGCGGTCACGGTCGCGTTCCTGGTCGGCGCCGTGGTCCTGGTGTTCGCCTTCGTCCTGGCCTTCTTCATCAAGGAGGTACCGCTGCGCACCACGGCGGCGGCCTTCACGAAGGACCCGGCGGAGAGCGGGGCGAAGCAGGGGTAG
- a CDS encoding MarR family winged helix-turn-helix transcriptional regulator — protein sequence MSEYEARPGAIAPEQVGLRFLSVAYRVREKVDQHMSAAGLSLSRAKVLRLLAGHGALHQAELAALLGQAPRSVSQTVEALERAGLIARTVDPGDRRRKTVSVTAEGRAALVSGERAGTRILSDLFGSLDIPRLSELDALLALLDQDPDNE from the coding sequence ATGAGTGAGTACGAGGCAAGGCCCGGCGCCATCGCCCCCGAGCAGGTGGGCCTGCGTTTCCTGTCCGTCGCCTACCGGGTACGCGAGAAGGTCGACCAGCACATGTCGGCCGCCGGCTTGTCCCTGTCGCGCGCCAAGGTCCTGCGCCTGCTCGCCGGACACGGCGCACTGCACCAGGCCGAGCTCGCCGCACTCCTCGGACAGGCACCGCGATCCGTCAGCCAGACAGTGGAAGCCCTGGAACGGGCCGGCCTGATCGCGCGGACCGTCGACCCCGGGGACCGCCGCCGCAAGACGGTCTCCGTAACGGCCGAAGGGCGTGCGGCACTGGTGTCGGGGGAGCGCGCCGGTACGCGGATACTGAGTGACCTCTTCGGCTCGCTCGACATCCCGCGCCTGTCCGAACTCGACGCGCTGCTCGCCCTGCTCGATCAGGACCCGGACAACGAGTGA
- a CDS encoding SDR family NAD(P)-dependent oxidoreductase has translation MDRPVAVITGATSGLGRVAALELAGRGYRVGVVARSRSKADALLGELRGKAADVRADVFHADLGLVAQARGVGEEIAARYPRLDVLVNNAGVHAFSQRVTVEGFAEMTAVNYLGPFVLTQTLTDTLLASGPARIVNVASEAARQATSVSPGPDLRSTEPYTRRESMALYGRTKLMTIMWTQELARRLASSEVTVNCCDPGFNTTGLGRDLPGAGVLRRVLEALSVGDPRKGAGIIVRLATSPALAHTTGGYFSVRDAAVLACPEPGRSERVQEELWAETVTLLSGLDAR, from the coding sequence ATGGATCGTCCCGTCGCGGTGATCACCGGCGCCACCTCCGGGCTGGGGCGAGTCGCCGCCCTCGAACTCGCGGGCCGCGGCTACCGCGTCGGCGTGGTGGCCCGCTCCCGGTCCAAGGCGGACGCGCTCCTCGGTGAGCTTCGCGGGAAGGCCGCGGATGTGCGGGCCGACGTCTTCCATGCGGACCTGGGACTCGTCGCGCAGGCGCGCGGGGTGGGCGAGGAGATCGCGGCGCGGTATCCGCGTCTGGACGTGCTGGTCAACAACGCGGGAGTGCACGCGTTCTCCCAGCGCGTCACCGTCGAGGGCTTCGCCGAGATGACCGCGGTCAACTACCTGGGCCCCTTCGTGCTGACGCAGACCCTGACGGACACACTCCTGGCGTCCGGCCCGGCACGGATCGTCAACGTCGCCTCCGAGGCCGCGCGGCAGGCCACGTCCGTGTCGCCAGGACCGGATCTCCGCAGCACCGAGCCCTACACGCGGAGGGAATCCATGGCGCTGTACGGGCGGACGAAGCTGATGACCATCATGTGGACCCAGGAGCTGGCCCGGCGGCTGGCCTCCTCGGAGGTCACGGTGAACTGCTGCGACCCCGGGTTCAACACCACCGGTCTGGGCCGGGACCTGCCCGGTGCGGGGGTGCTGCGGCGTGTACTGGAAGCGCTGAGCGTGGGCGACCCCCGCAAGGGCGCCGGGATCATCGTGCGCCTGGCGACCTCTCCGGCTCTGGCGCACACCACCGGAGGCTACTTCTCCGTACGCGACGCCGCGGTCCTGGCGTGCCCGGAGCCCGGGCGGAGCGAGCGCGTACAAGAAGAGTTGTGGGCGGAAACGGTGACACTGCTCTCCGGGCTCGACGCGCGGTAG
- a CDS encoding MMPL family transporter, whose product MATFLYRLGRLAFRRRRFVLLIWIAVLAAVGIGAGSVSGSTTDNFTLPGTQSQQAIDLLEKEFPQASASGATARVVFEAPDGRSLASSPHKAAVDALVAALKKAPHVATVSDPFTSGLVSGSGTIAYAQVTYAVPPADVTPAVSDALRDIAERGERAGLTVSLGGNAVLDEEGSRAAELIGLVVAAFVLVITFGSVVAAGLPLLSAIFGVGVALSAITIVSSFVDMASNARTLALMLGLAVAIDYALFIVSRYRGELRNGHAPEEAAGRALGTAGSAVVFAGLTVIVALAGLSVIGIQMLTAMGLAAAFAVTVAVLVALTLLPATLGFTGTRLVNGRFGTRRTKVVEGGRRVTLGVRWGSFVTRHPWKALLASVVSLGVLAIPALSLRLTLPDDSMASPGSTQRVAYDTLSKGFGPGFSGPLTVVVDARTSDDPEAAAEDISRMLDRLDDVAAVRPAVFNRAGDVALISVVPDSSPTSEATVDLVADIRDRSGALEKAGGAQLMVTGTTAVNIDVSGKLGDAMVPYLAVVVGLALLLLLLVFRSVLIPVKAALGFLLSVAATLGVLVAVFQWGWLKGLFGVDETAPVVSLLPILLIGVVFGLAMDYEVFLVSRMREEYVHGATPTEAILAGFRHNARVVTAAAVIMISVFGGFLLDDVALVKSIGMGLASAVLFDAFVVRMTIVPALMTLLGHRAWALPAWLDRVLPDVDVEGQKLRDTLAARDEDAGTPARSPHEPTATPVG is encoded by the coding sequence GTGGCCACTTTCCTCTACCGCCTGGGCCGGCTCGCCTTCCGGCGACGCCGCTTCGTCCTGCTGATATGGATCGCCGTCCTCGCGGCCGTCGGTATCGGTGCCGGCAGTGTGTCGGGCAGCACGACGGACAACTTCACCCTGCCGGGCACGCAGTCCCAACAGGCCATCGACCTGCTGGAGAAGGAGTTTCCCCAGGCGTCGGCCTCCGGCGCCACGGCCCGCGTCGTCTTCGAGGCCCCGGACGGGCGGAGCCTCGCCTCCTCACCGCACAAGGCCGCGGTAGACGCCCTGGTCGCCGCCCTGAAGAAGGCGCCGCACGTCGCGACGGTGTCGGACCCCTTCACCAGCGGCCTGGTGAGCGGGTCGGGCACGATCGCCTACGCCCAGGTCACCTACGCCGTGCCGCCGGCCGACGTCACCCCGGCCGTGTCCGACGCCCTGCGTGACATCGCCGAGCGGGGCGAACGCGCCGGGCTGACGGTCAGCCTGGGCGGCAACGCCGTACTGGACGAGGAGGGAAGCCGCGCTGCCGAGCTGATCGGCCTGGTGGTCGCGGCGTTCGTCCTGGTGATCACGTTCGGATCCGTCGTCGCGGCAGGGCTGCCGCTCCTGTCCGCGATATTCGGCGTGGGTGTCGCCCTCAGCGCCATCACCATCGTGTCGTCGTTCGTCGACATGGCGTCCAACGCCCGGACCCTGGCCCTGATGCTCGGCCTGGCGGTAGCCATCGACTACGCCTTGTTCATCGTCTCCCGCTACCGCGGTGAACTGCGGAACGGGCACGCGCCGGAGGAAGCCGCCGGCCGGGCGCTGGGAACCGCCGGCTCGGCGGTGGTCTTCGCCGGCCTGACGGTGATCGTCGCGCTGGCCGGCCTGAGCGTCATCGGCATCCAGATGCTGACCGCGATGGGTCTGGCCGCCGCCTTCGCCGTCACCGTCGCCGTCCTGGTCGCGCTGACCTTGCTCCCCGCCACCCTGGGCTTCACCGGCACCCGCCTGGTGAACGGCCGATTCGGCACCCGCCGGACGAAGGTCGTGGAAGGCGGCCGACGCGTCACCCTGGGGGTGCGGTGGGGGTCGTTCGTCACTCGCCACCCATGGAAGGCACTTCTCGCTTCCGTGGTGAGCCTGGGAGTGCTGGCGATCCCCGCCCTCTCCCTGCGGCTGACACTGCCCGACGACAGCATGGCTTCTCCCGGCAGCACCCAGCGGGTCGCGTACGACACACTCAGCAAGGGATTCGGACCCGGGTTCAGTGGGCCGCTGACCGTTGTCGTCGACGCGCGGACCAGTGACGACCCGGAGGCCGCCGCCGAAGACATCTCCCGCATGCTGGACCGGCTCGACGATGTGGCCGCCGTACGCCCCGCCGTCTTCAACCGGGCCGGCGATGTCGCGCTGATCAGCGTCGTCCCGGACAGTTCGCCCACCAGCGAGGCCACCGTCGACCTGGTCGCCGACATCCGCGACCGCAGCGGCGCGCTGGAGAAGGCCGGTGGTGCCCAGCTGATGGTCACGGGCACGACCGCCGTCAACATCGACGTCTCCGGCAAGCTCGGCGACGCCATGGTCCCCTACCTCGCCGTCGTCGTCGGCCTCGCCCTGCTTCTCCTGCTCCTGGTGTTCCGGTCGGTCCTGATTCCCGTCAAGGCGGCCCTCGGCTTCCTCCTCAGCGTGGCCGCCACCCTCGGCGTCCTGGTCGCCGTCTTCCAATGGGGTTGGCTGAAGGGCCTGTTCGGCGTCGACGAGACCGCCCCCGTCGTCAGCCTCCTGCCGATCCTGCTGATCGGTGTCGTCTTCGGACTCGCCATGGATTACGAGGTCTTCCTCGTTTCCCGGATGAGAGAGGAGTACGTCCACGGCGCCACCCCCACGGAGGCGATCCTCGCCGGCTTCCGGCACAACGCCCGCGTGGTCACGGCCGCCGCCGTCATCATGATCTCCGTGTTCGGGGGCTTCCTCCTCGACGACGTGGCCCTGGTCAAGTCGATCGGCATGGGGCTCGCCTCCGCCGTCCTCTTCGACGCCTTCGTGGTCCGCATGACGATCGTCCCCGCCCTGATGACCCTGCTCGGCCACCGCGCCTGGGCCCTGCCCGCCTGGCTCGACCGCGTCCTGCCCGACGTCGACGTCGAAGGCCAGAAGCTGCGCGACACCCTGGCGGCGCGCGACGAGGACGCGGGTACCCCGGCCCGGAGCCCCCACGAACCCACCGCCACACCGGTCGGATAG
- a CDS encoding sensor histidine kinase has product MTTPSTATPSETDDPRASRLPRALTSDPGQRVTVSIITGLVTWRVTDQAHPQLRRWAVPVFCAALGLPSLLNPTNRAHLPAELALTLAFTLPLLWREKRPGLVFAVTTLASVAALQLNILNGADAARIVALYNVGRYGTPRQLATACAITATQLVLWASVFWNSGHLQHAKRPEMVTVLAMLAVTACAGIAITGRLAKAYIVALETERNQQARLAATHERARVSREMHDVLGHTLAVIIGLADGAAALARTQPDRSADTLRIIADSGRGALAELRRLLTVMDERQGPHDGATPLTPQPGLADLDSLLDRVRAAGPTATRHTEGELARLTPGLQLTVYRIVQEALTNTLKHAAPDTVVTVSLLARTDTVRVTVEDTGPPRSAPARFEGSGGGQGLLGMRERAALYQGRITAGPTEGGGWSVDTVLTLPRTIPAPSTENLPA; this is encoded by the coding sequence ATGACAACACCGAGCACAGCCACCCCCTCGGAAACCGACGACCCCCGCGCCTCCCGGTTGCCCCGAGCCCTGACGAGCGACCCGGGCCAGCGCGTCACCGTCTCCATCATCACCGGCCTGGTCACCTGGCGCGTGACCGATCAGGCCCACCCCCAGCTGCGCCGGTGGGCCGTACCGGTCTTCTGCGCCGCACTCGGACTGCCCTCGCTGCTCAATCCCACCAACCGCGCCCACCTTCCGGCCGAGCTCGCCCTCACCCTCGCCTTCACGCTGCCACTGCTGTGGCGCGAGAAACGACCCGGGCTCGTGTTCGCCGTCACCACCCTCGCCTCGGTCGCCGCCTTGCAGTTGAACATCCTCAACGGTGCCGATGCCGCGCGCATCGTGGCGCTCTACAACGTGGGCCGGTACGGCACTCCCCGCCAGCTGGCCACGGCCTGCGCGATCACCGCAACCCAACTCGTGCTCTGGGCCTCCGTCTTCTGGAACAGCGGGCACCTCCAGCACGCGAAACGACCGGAGATGGTGACCGTACTGGCGATGCTGGCCGTGACCGCGTGCGCCGGCATCGCCATCACCGGCCGCCTCGCGAAGGCGTACATCGTCGCTCTGGAAACCGAGCGGAACCAACAGGCGCGACTCGCCGCCACGCACGAACGCGCCCGGGTCTCCCGCGAGATGCACGACGTACTGGGCCACACGCTCGCCGTCATCATCGGCCTCGCCGACGGGGCCGCGGCCCTGGCCAGAACCCAACCGGACCGGTCGGCGGACACGTTGCGCATCATCGCCGACAGCGGTCGTGGCGCACTGGCCGAGCTACGGCGCCTGCTCACCGTCATGGACGAGCGGCAGGGACCGCACGACGGCGCCACTCCTCTCACCCCTCAGCCGGGTCTGGCCGACCTCGACAGCCTGCTGGACCGCGTCAGGGCCGCGGGCCCGACCGCCACCCGGCACACCGAGGGAGAACTCGCCCGACTGACCCCGGGACTGCAACTCACCGTCTACCGCATCGTCCAGGAGGCGCTGACCAACACCCTCAAGCACGCCGCGCCGGACACCGTCGTCACCGTCAGCCTCCTCGCCCGCACGGACACCGTACGTGTGACCGTCGAGGACACCGGTCCCCCGCGCTCCGCACCCGCGCGGTTCGAGGGGAGCGGCGGCGGTCAAGGTCTGCTCGGGATGCGGGAACGCGCCGCCCTCTATCAGGGACGCATCACCGCCGGCCCCACCGAGGGCGGCGGTTGGAGCGTCGACACCGTCCTCACCCTGCCCCGCACGATCCCGGCCCCTTCCACGGAGAACCTCCCCGCATGA
- a CDS encoding response regulator — translation MTTVLIVDDQTLQRLGFRMLLEAQPDMTVVGEAAQGHDAVRMTAELRPDVVLMDIRMPGMNGIEATRHIVDSGGRSRVLVLTTFDLDEYAYEALRAGAAGFFLKDARPEELVVGIKTVAAGDSVVSPGLTRRLIDAFTARHAELNSGQLSHPLELTPRQRDQLENLTHREREVLSAVATGRTNPEIAVHLHLAESTVKSHVSRVLAKINARDRVQAVIFAYDVGLVHPA, via the coding sequence ATGACCACCGTCCTCATCGTCGACGACCAGACACTGCAACGCCTCGGTTTCCGCATGCTGTTGGAGGCCCAGCCCGACATGACCGTCGTCGGTGAAGCGGCGCAGGGTCACGACGCCGTCCGGATGACCGCCGAACTCCGCCCCGATGTCGTCCTCATGGACATCCGCATGCCGGGCATGAACGGCATCGAGGCCACCCGCCACATCGTCGACTCGGGCGGCCGTTCCCGTGTCCTGGTGCTGACCACCTTCGACCTCGACGAGTACGCCTACGAAGCCCTGCGCGCCGGCGCCGCCGGCTTCTTCCTCAAGGACGCCCGCCCCGAGGAACTCGTGGTGGGCATCAAAACGGTGGCCGCTGGGGACTCAGTGGTCTCCCCCGGACTCACCCGCAGGCTCATCGACGCGTTCACCGCACGTCACGCCGAGCTGAACTCGGGGCAGTTGTCCCACCCTCTCGAGCTCACGCCCCGCCAGCGAGACCAGTTGGAGAACCTCACGCACCGCGAACGCGAAGTGCTCTCGGCGGTCGCCACAGGCAGGACGAACCCGGAGATCGCCGTACACCTCCATCTGGCCGAGTCCACCGTCAAGTCCCATGTCAGCCGCGTTCTCGCCAAGATCAACGCCCGCGACCGCGTCCAGGCCGTCATCTTCGCCTACGACGTCGGCCTCGTTCACCCCGCCTGA
- a CDS encoding metallophosphoesterase, with translation MSDTAQQGVIAAASLLIAAVAHRYLYLRLVRDVTASARWRGAGRATGVVLTLLVPTGVVAAQYADPTTIAWLTWPAFAWVGCAAYLLMILAVLEIPRRVLTRTLGRRASGNPATSQSARRNGTGGAARPVRSESTAPASVPGPSWAADRRTLLARSVALLATGTAVATTGYGFRRGLGPPDVRTVRVGLRRLHPSLTGLRITMASDLHLGPFFGRDHTARLVRMINDTSPHLVAIVGDLSDGRADDLGPHAEPLARLNSTHGAYFVTGNHDYRHDVDAWIGALAGFGVTTLRNTRTPIEHRSGVIDLAGVTDVEGEREHDAPDYDRALGGRDSSRPVVLLAHQPAQVHQAARHGVDLQLSGHTHGGAFFPGNLLVPLSQPVTAGLATIGGTQLYVSRGAGASLPPMRVGAPPDITVVELHAR, from the coding sequence ATGAGCGACACAGCCCAACAGGGCGTCATCGCGGCCGCGAGCCTGCTCATAGCGGCCGTCGCCCACCGGTACCTGTACCTCCGGCTGGTCAGGGACGTCACCGCCTCGGCCCGGTGGCGCGGTGCCGGGCGGGCGACAGGCGTCGTGCTCACCCTGCTCGTTCCCACCGGTGTGGTGGCGGCCCAGTACGCCGATCCCACCACGATCGCCTGGCTCACCTGGCCCGCGTTCGCCTGGGTGGGCTGCGCCGCCTACCTCCTGATGATCCTGGCGGTGCTGGAGATCCCGCGACGCGTCCTCACCCGGACGCTCGGCCGGCGTGCGAGCGGAAACCCGGCCACGTCACAAAGCGCCCGCCGGAACGGGACCGGCGGCGCGGCCCGCCCGGTGCGGTCCGAATCGACTGCGCCGGCCTCCGTCCCCGGCCCGTCGTGGGCCGCCGACCGGCGCACACTGCTGGCCCGTTCGGTGGCGCTGCTCGCCACCGGCACCGCCGTCGCCACGACCGGTTACGGTTTCCGGCGCGGACTAGGACCGCCCGACGTCAGGACCGTACGCGTGGGGCTGCGCCGGCTCCACCCCTCGCTCACCGGCCTGCGCATCACCATGGCGAGCGATCTCCATCTCGGTCCCTTCTTCGGCCGTGACCACACCGCACGCCTGGTCCGCATGATCAATGACACGTCTCCCCACCTGGTCGCGATCGTCGGCGATCTGTCCGACGGCAGGGCCGATGACCTCGGCCCCCACGCAGAGCCACTGGCACGGCTGAACTCCACCCACGGCGCCTACTTCGTCACCGGCAACCACGACTACCGTCACGACGTCGACGCCTGGATCGGCGCGCTCGCCGGCTTCGGCGTGACGACGCTGCGCAACACACGCACACCCATCGAGCACCGCTCCGGTGTCATCGACCTCGCCGGCGTCACGGACGTGGAAGGCGAACGGGAGCACGACGCCCCGGACTACGACCGGGCACTCGGCGGCCGGGACTCCTCCCGTCCTGTTGTCCTCCTGGCCCACCAGCCCGCCCAGGTCCATCAGGCGGCTCGTCACGGGGTGGACCTGCAACTGTCCGGCCACACGCACGGCGGAGCGTTCTTCCCCGGGAACCTCCTGGTCCCCCTCTCGCAGCCGGTCACGGCGGGACTGGCCACCATCGGCGGCACTCAGCTCTACGTGTCCCGGGGAGCGGGAGCCTCGCTACCGCCCATGCGGGTGGGGGCACCGCCAGACATCACCGTGGTCGAACTCCACGCGCGGTGA
- a CDS encoding SigE family RNA polymerase sigma factor, with translation MTEEEFTEFYAHSVNRLIGQLYVMTGDLHEAQDVVHEAFVRAWGDHRHLSVDKAPEAWIRTVAWRLAVSRWRRVRGGRHAWIRRADMTTVPEPGTAAVDLATALRSLPTRQRLCAALFYVCDLPVEQIAAETGMAVGTVKTHLSRARAALAGSLAEHSNREDRSDRRR, from the coding sequence TTGACTGAGGAGGAGTTCACCGAGTTCTACGCCCACTCGGTCAATCGGCTCATCGGACAGTTGTACGTGATGACGGGAGATCTGCACGAGGCCCAGGACGTGGTTCACGAGGCTTTCGTACGCGCCTGGGGCGATCACCGGCACCTCTCGGTCGACAAGGCGCCCGAGGCGTGGATACGGACGGTGGCGTGGAGGCTGGCGGTCAGCCGATGGCGACGGGTACGCGGGGGGCGTCACGCCTGGATCAGGCGCGCCGACATGACCACAGTGCCTGAACCCGGGACGGCCGCGGTCGATCTGGCCACCGCCCTTCGCTCGCTCCCGACGCGCCAGCGTCTGTGCGCCGCGCTGTTCTACGTGTGCGACCTGCCGGTCGAGCAGATCGCCGCCGAGACCGGGATGGCCGTCGGGACTGTGAAGACGCATCTTTCGAGAGCTCGGGCAGCGCTCGCCGGCTCGCTCGCCGAACACTCGAACCGGGAGGACCGAAGTGACCGACGCCGATGA
- the merB gene encoding organomercurial lyase, translated as MNGSAVSRAARTEEVRVALYAHFARTGAAPTPQDLAGAAGVTPGEARRALEDLHAHRDVVLDPEDHDRVVMAHPFATVPLGFSVMGRDTLWWGGCAWDSFALPHLLTGEPDVLVATRCPACDTPHAWVVGRQAPPEGVQVAHFLTPAAHIWDDVVHSCAHQRLFCSPDCVDSWLEATGRPRGYVMDLPTLWRLARGWYAGRMERGYVRRDPVSAAAYFAEVGLHGPFWGLPD; from the coding sequence ATGAATGGATCCGCCGTGTCCCGGGCGGCCCGGACCGAAGAGGTGAGGGTCGCCCTCTACGCGCACTTCGCCCGTACCGGCGCCGCCCCCACCCCCCAGGACCTGGCCGGCGCGGCCGGTGTCACGCCCGGCGAGGCCCGCCGGGCGCTGGAGGACCTCCACGCGCACCGCGACGTGGTCCTCGACCCCGAGGATCACGACCGAGTCGTCATGGCGCACCCTTTCGCGACCGTCCCGCTCGGCTTCTCCGTCATGGGCCGGGACACCCTGTGGTGGGGAGGGTGCGCGTGGGACTCCTTCGCCCTTCCCCACCTCCTCACGGGAGAACCCGACGTCCTGGTCGCCACCCGCTGCCCCGCCTGCGACACCCCCCACGCCTGGGTGGTCGGCCGCCAAGCACCGCCGGAGGGCGTACAGGTGGCACACTTCCTCACCCCCGCCGCCCATATCTGGGACGACGTCGTCCACAGCTGCGCCCACCAGCGCCTGTTCTGCTCACCCGACTGCGTCGACTCCTGGCTGGAGGCCACGGGGCGGCCCCGCGGTTACGTGATGGACCTGCCCACTCTCTGGCGACTCGCCCGCGGCTGGTACGCCGGACGCATGGAACGCGGGTACGTCCGCCGCGACCCCGTCTCGGCCGCGGCCTACTTCGCCGAGGTCGGGTTGCACGGGCCCTTCTGGGGACTGCCCGACTGA
- a CDS encoding AraC family transcriptional regulator, with translation MSSVPAERAAYWRVDGLGLEAMGARFHHFAYPTHSHDTYAFGVTDQGAQSFLCRGERATSAQGHVMAFNPDDPHDGYAAADGGYRYRMLHIPEHLVRDVLADTAGARAGLPLFSRPVVNDPALARTLVRLHRAIVDREPRLVVDERLTAAVIGMTGHATAGPARRAQEHGRAGTAATRARALLEERFTENVGADELAAAAGCSRYALYRGFHAAYGLAPSDYQRDLRLRRARSLLAAGLAPSAAAASAGFADQAHLSRWFTRTYGIPPGAYHRADGTPRPPP, from the coding sequence ATGTCGTCCGTCCCCGCCGAGCGAGCCGCCTACTGGCGGGTGGACGGCCTGGGGCTGGAGGCGATGGGGGCGCGCTTCCATCACTTCGCGTACCCGACACACTCCCACGACACCTACGCGTTCGGGGTCACCGACCAGGGGGCGCAGTCCTTCCTCTGCCGGGGTGAACGCGCGACGAGTGCCCAGGGGCACGTCATGGCCTTCAACCCCGACGACCCCCACGACGGGTACGCCGCAGCGGACGGCGGCTACCGCTACCGCATGCTGCACATCCCCGAACACCTCGTCCGGGACGTGCTCGCGGACACCGCCGGGGCCAGGGCGGGGCTGCCGCTCTTCTCCCGGCCCGTCGTGAACGATCCCGCCCTGGCACGCACCCTGGTCCGCCTGCACCGGGCGATCGTGGACCGCGAACCCCGGCTCGTCGTCGACGAGCGGCTCACCGCGGCCGTGATCGGCATGACCGGCCACGCCACCGCGGGCCCCGCCCGCCGCGCCCAGGAGCACGGCCGGGCCGGCACTGCCGCCACCCGCGCCCGCGCCCTCCTTGAGGAACGCTTCACCGAGAACGTCGGCGCCGACGAACTCGCCGCGGCCGCGGGATGCAGCCGCTACGCCCTCTACCGCGGCTTCCACGCCGCGTACGGCCTCGCCCCCAGCGACTACCAACGCGACCTGCGGCTGCGCCGCGCCCGAAGCCTGCTGGCGGCGGGTCTGGCACCGTCCGCGGCGGCGGCATCCGCGGGCTTCGCCGACCAGGCCCACCTCTCCAGGTGGTTCACCCGCACCTACGGCATCCCTCCCGGCGCATACCACCGGGCCGACGGCACACCCCGCCCCCCGCCTTGA